In Archangium violaceum, the following are encoded in one genomic region:
- the grxC gene encoding glutaredoxin 3, with translation MSLVTLYTKTYCAYSKRAKALLSEKGVDFEDIDVTEDEVCFSEMVEQSGGCTTVPQIFIAGQHIGGCSELMELDECGELDALLGTGDIVSHPS, from the coding sequence ATGAGTCTCGTGACGCTCTATACGAAGACGTACTGCGCCTACTCCAAACGGGCCAAGGCCCTCCTGTCCGAGAAGGGTGTGGACTTCGAGGACATCGACGTGACGGAGGACGAGGTCTGCTTCTCCGAGATGGTGGAGCAGTCGGGCGGCTGCACGACGGTGCCGCAGATCTTCATCGCCGGCCAGCACATCGGCGGCTGCTCCGAGCTGATGGAGCTCGACGAGTGCGGCGAGCTGGATGCGCTCCTGGGCACCGGGGACATCGTCTCCCATCCCTCCTGA
- a CDS encoding DUF481 domain-containing protein, whose product MLPVHTLLSAFLTFQAPAAAQPSTPAQAPASEQTTSAAERAAVSAERAAAAAERSAEANARMAEAIKLLAEGIARTAPAAEQPATPETPAEKKEEAKKDVWDVTVGLGLIFITGNASTVTFNGLATAERKTEHWIYSVKATGVYGESRPPGVAGEVAPESQVNALAAALQIRGDRRFTEKVSGYLLASGDTDHVKSIEFRGAGEAGVGIIWWDEKRKDGGDAFLRTDLAFRYARELRFQYYPTRMDIPDVSLGGPRFGAAFRYGITKDVAFLEELSVLPSLIEGSRLLVNNQTQLNVKLTKALAISTTFLLQYDSEPAEGKVPTDTSLSVSLAVTF is encoded by the coding sequence GTGCTTCCCGTTCACACCCTCCTCTCCGCCTTCCTGACGTTCCAGGCCCCCGCCGCCGCGCAGCCTTCCACTCCCGCCCAGGCGCCTGCTTCCGAGCAGACCACCTCCGCCGCCGAGCGTGCCGCGGTCTCCGCCGAGCGTGCCGCCGCCGCCGCCGAGCGCTCCGCCGAGGCCAATGCCCGCATGGCGGAAGCCATCAAGCTGCTCGCGGAAGGCATCGCGCGGACGGCGCCCGCCGCCGAGCAGCCCGCCACCCCCGAGACGCCCGCCGAGAAGAAGGAGGAGGCGAAGAAGGACGTCTGGGACGTCACCGTGGGCCTGGGCCTCATCTTCATCACCGGCAATGCCTCCACCGTCACCTTCAACGGCCTGGCCACGGCGGAGCGCAAGACGGAGCACTGGATCTACTCCGTCAAGGCGACGGGCGTTTACGGTGAGAGCCGTCCTCCCGGGGTGGCCGGAGAGGTGGCGCCGGAGTCGCAGGTGAACGCGCTCGCCGCGGCCCTGCAGATCCGCGGAGACCGCCGTTTCACCGAGAAGGTCAGTGGCTACCTGCTGGCCAGCGGGGACACGGACCATGTGAAGAGCATCGAGTTCCGCGGTGCCGGCGAGGCCGGTGTCGGCATCATCTGGTGGGACGAGAAGCGCAAGGACGGCGGCGATGCCTTCCTGCGCACGGACCTGGCCTTCCGCTACGCCCGCGAGCTGCGCTTCCAGTACTACCCCACGCGGATGGATATACCCGACGTGTCCCTCGGCGGCCCCCGCTTCGGCGCGGCCTTCCGTTACGGCATCACCAAGGACGTCGCCTTCCTGGAAGAACTCAGCGTGCTGCCCAGCCTCATCGAGGGCTCGCGCCTGCTGGTCAACAACCAGACCCAGCTCAATGTGAAGCTCACCAAGGCGCTGGCGATCTCCACCACCTTCCTCCTCCAGTACGACAGCGAGCCGGCCGAGGGGAAGGTGCCCACCGATACCTCGCTCTCGGTGAGCCTCGCGGTGACCTTCTAG
- a CDS encoding glycosyltransferase family 2 protein yields the protein MISVVIPARDEVRAIAGVVRRVGESLAGEAHEILVVDDGSRDGTGALAREAGARVLTLTGVGYGAAIKAGAAEARGSLLALLDADGTYPEAALPELVAAVRSGARQAIGARPKLGAAEPFARSAVKALFRGAVRWLGGFEAPDLNSGLRVLRTADLLSLAPVLPDRFSLTTTLTLALAAAGDPIVFLPIAYHARVGRSKWRPVRDTWLMGRTVARGIGWLREGRAPGALAALELPAVGGTG from the coding sequence ATGATCAGTGTCGTCATCCCCGCTCGCGACGAGGTGCGCGCCATCGCCGGGGTGGTGCGGCGGGTGGGCGAGTCGCTGGCGGGGGAGGCGCACGAGATCCTCGTGGTGGACGATGGCTCGCGGGACGGTACGGGCGCGCTGGCGCGTGAGGCCGGAGCGCGGGTGCTGACACTGACGGGCGTGGGCTACGGCGCGGCGATCAAGGCCGGGGCCGCCGAGGCCCGGGGCTCGCTGCTGGCGCTGCTCGACGCGGACGGCACGTACCCGGAGGCGGCGCTGCCGGAGCTGGTGGCGGCGGTGCGGAGTGGCGCGCGGCAGGCGATCGGCGCCCGGCCGAAGCTCGGGGCCGCCGAGCCCTTCGCGCGCTCGGCGGTGAAGGCGCTCTTCCGGGGCGCGGTGCGGTGGCTGGGCGGCTTCGAGGCGCCGGACCTGAACTCGGGCCTGCGGGTGCTGCGCACGGCGGATCTGCTGTCGCTCGCGCCGGTGCTGCCGGATCGCTTCTCGCTCACCACGACGCTGACATTGGCGCTGGCGGCGGCGGGAGACCCCATCGTCTTCCTGCCGATCGCGTACCACGCGCGCGTGGGCCGCTCGAAGTGGCGGCCGGTGCGGGACACGTGGCTCATGGGCCGCACGGTGGCGCGAGGCATCGGCTGGCTGCGCGAGGGCCGGGCGCCGGGAGCACTCGCGGCGTTGGAGCTGCCCGCCGTGGGAGGCACGGGGTGA
- a CDS encoding SDR family NAD(P)-dependent oxidoreductase, giving the protein MKVLVTGAAGFIGYHVCERLLARGDSVIGLDNLDASGDVTLKATRLSRLKAAPNFGFHRMDIRDVKSCRELFDGAKPERVVHLAARVGVRSTPAEAQDYTETNVTGFLQVLELCRQARVEHLVFASSSSVYGMGTPVPFSEHAVADKPLSLYAATKRANELMAHVYSHQYGLAVTGLRLFTVYGPWGRPDMAPMLFLRAMLEGRSIVLNGEGKMQRDFTYVDDVVEALVRVLDKPPSGAPPYRVLNVGRGAPVSMARFVDLLEERLGTKAWVELRPAQPEELEVTCADATALERETGFRPSVSLEQGLSKLVEWYRGGEG; this is encoded by the coding sequence ATGAAGGTGCTGGTCACGGGCGCAGCGGGCTTTATCGGGTATCACGTCTGTGAGCGGCTGCTCGCGCGAGGGGACTCGGTCATCGGGTTGGACAACCTGGACGCGTCGGGTGACGTGACGCTGAAGGCGACGAGGCTGTCGAGGCTGAAGGCGGCGCCGAACTTCGGTTTCCACCGGATGGACATCCGGGACGTGAAGTCGTGCAGGGAGCTGTTCGACGGAGCGAAGCCGGAGCGGGTGGTGCACCTGGCGGCGCGGGTGGGGGTGCGCTCGACGCCGGCCGAGGCGCAGGACTACACGGAGACGAACGTCACGGGCTTCCTGCAGGTGCTGGAGCTGTGCAGGCAGGCGAGGGTGGAGCACCTGGTGTTCGCCTCGTCGAGCTCGGTGTACGGGATGGGAACGCCGGTGCCCTTCTCCGAGCACGCAGTGGCGGACAAGCCGCTGAGCCTCTACGCGGCGACGAAGCGGGCCAACGAGCTGATGGCGCACGTCTACAGCCACCAGTACGGGCTGGCGGTGACGGGGCTGCGGCTGTTCACGGTGTATGGCCCGTGGGGCCGGCCGGACATGGCGCCGATGCTGTTCCTCCGGGCGATGCTGGAGGGCCGCTCCATCGTGCTGAACGGTGAGGGGAAGATGCAGCGCGACTTCACGTACGTGGACGACGTGGTGGAGGCGCTGGTGCGGGTGCTGGACAAGCCGCCCTCGGGCGCGCCGCCGTACCGGGTGCTGAACGTGGGACGGGGCGCGCCGGTGTCGATGGCGCGCTTCGTGGACCTGCTGGAGGAGCGGCTGGGAACGAAGGCCTGGGTGGAGCTCAGGCCCGCGCAGCCGGAGGAGCTGGAAGTGACGTGCGCGGACGCGACGGCCCTGGAGCGGGAGACGGGCTTCCGTCCCTCGGTGTCACTGGAGCAGGGGCTCTCGAAGCTGGTGGAGTGGTACCGGGGTGGCGAGGGCTGA
- a CDS encoding FMN-binding protein produces the protein MSVVRGWPVKHFSLALAVWLWAGASLPAEAAATYFTTPQVLKEFFPKSQRVSFRKVKPGPAELAALQGRLGYKPAKPEYVIFVATTGEHVDGYAIIDEELGQHEQITFAVKLSPEGVVERHEVMVYREKYGEEITDARFRRQFQGKTVKDAVRAGEDIDVVTGATISSRSMAVGVRRALILLDELILKPGALSKG, from the coding sequence ATGAGCGTGGTAAGGGGATGGCCCGTGAAGCACTTCTCGCTGGCACTGGCGGTGTGGCTGTGGGCGGGGGCATCGCTGCCCGCGGAGGCGGCGGCCACGTATTTCACCACGCCGCAGGTCCTCAAGGAGTTCTTCCCCAAGAGCCAGCGGGTCTCCTTCCGCAAGGTGAAGCCGGGCCCGGCCGAGCTGGCCGCGTTGCAGGGGCGGCTCGGGTACAAGCCGGCCAAGCCCGAGTACGTCATCTTCGTGGCCACCACGGGGGAGCACGTGGATGGCTATGCGATCATCGACGAGGAGCTGGGCCAGCACGAGCAGATCACCTTCGCGGTGAAGCTGTCGCCCGAGGGCGTGGTCGAGCGCCACGAGGTGATGGTGTACCGGGAGAAGTACGGTGAGGAGATCACCGACGCGCGCTTCCGGCGCCAGTTCCAGGGGAAGACGGTGAAGGACGCGGTGCGGGCGGGCGAGGACATCGACGTGGTGACGGGGGCAACCATCTCGTCGCGGTCGATGGCGGTGGGAGTGCGTCGCGCGCTCATCCTGTTGGACGAGCTCATCCTCAAGCCCGGTGCGCTGTCGAAGGGGTAG
- a CDS encoding cupredoxin domain-containing protein — protein sequence MRARLILAFALCLAACKGPTPEDFRPVQESAKGNPRVSVSLNRITAGLYRAIAPACIGQQYTLRTETGEPTDIQPAGGLSILPGQVVEFRNYQPEVSTNVTSLSAPAALFSPNLVKPYNVRTEGKETYSYWRYAFPTPGAYEYFDTNMGEPGRKVVDSYYGTVTYVGESNAPKAVVCVDPPNCVASAECLAGTQPEGTVCCTCLGVCCEKDIHCATGRTCLRGRCVSSETGQ from the coding sequence ATGCGCGCCCGTCTCATCCTCGCCTTCGCGCTCTGCCTCGCCGCCTGCAAGGGCCCCACGCCCGAGGACTTCCGGCCCGTTCAGGAGTCGGCGAAGGGAAACCCTCGCGTCTCCGTGTCCCTCAACCGCATCACCGCCGGCCTCTACCGCGCCATCGCGCCCGCATGCATCGGGCAGCAGTACACCCTGCGCACGGAAACGGGAGAGCCCACGGACATCCAGCCGGCGGGAGGCCTGTCCATCCTGCCGGGGCAGGTCGTCGAGTTCCGCAACTACCAGCCCGAGGTGTCCACCAACGTCACCTCGCTGTCGGCGCCCGCGGCGCTCTTCAGCCCCAACCTGGTGAAGCCCTACAACGTCCGCACCGAGGGCAAGGAGACGTACTCCTACTGGCGCTACGCGTTCCCCACGCCGGGAGCCTACGAGTACTTCGACACCAACATGGGAGAACCGGGCCGCAAGGTGGTGGACTCCTACTACGGCACGGTCACGTACGTCGGCGAGTCGAATGCGCCCAAGGCGGTGGTGTGCGTGGATCCGCCCAACTGTGTCGCGTCCGCCGAGTGTCTGGCCGGCACCCAGCCCGAGGGCACCGTGTGCTGTACCTGCCTGGGCGTGTGCTGCGAGAAGGACATCCACTGTGCCACGGGCAGGACGTGTCTGCGTGGCCGCTGCGTGAGCTCCGAGACCGGCCAGTGA
- a CDS encoding protoporphyrinogen/coproporphyrinogen oxidase: MSVTVVIGAGPSGLAAAHALVRAGRRVVVLEASTRVGGLSGSFDLAGFKVDYGPHRLHQAAGPEVLALYRTALGGALQVRARSGMVHVGGRRLPYPLSLLGIAKGLGLAEVARHGLSAVMARLRPPEGSHFGAEAARRLGRHAARVLYEPAARKVWGLAPEELDASLGQARVQKGGPLGVVRAALGRGGSFAGRRYFYPEGGFGALAEGLADGLRRAGGEVHCGAAAEGLVVERGRVRAVLVEGRELPAESVVATAPLPLLCAWTGRAEAAEGLDYRSLTLLYLVLARERGTTQDVHYFADEQLPANRLFEARNFLGGAGPAGRTVVGFDLPCAVGDAIWRASPEELTERVRPALERTGLAGVDILGAEVRRMATAYPLYRKGFAEVRERALNALSGVEGLYPLGRGALFVHDNVHHACAAGLAVGRLLAEGASSRVWRSRQKPYLETRIED; the protein is encoded by the coding sequence GTGAGCGTCACGGTGGTGATTGGCGCGGGGCCCTCGGGGTTGGCCGCGGCGCACGCGCTCGTGCGGGCTGGCAGGCGGGTGGTGGTGCTCGAGGCGTCCACTCGAGTGGGAGGGCTCTCGGGCTCGTTCGACCTGGCGGGCTTCAAGGTGGACTACGGTCCGCACCGGCTGCACCAGGCGGCGGGGCCGGAGGTGCTGGCGCTCTACCGGACGGCCCTGGGTGGCGCGCTCCAGGTGAGGGCACGCAGCGGCATGGTGCACGTAGGCGGGCGGCGGCTGCCATATCCCCTGTCGCTGTTGGGCATCGCGAAAGGACTGGGGCTCGCCGAGGTGGCGAGACACGGGCTGTCGGCGGTGATGGCGCGGCTGCGTCCGCCGGAGGGGAGCCACTTCGGGGCGGAGGCGGCGCGGCGGCTGGGCCGGCACGCGGCGCGAGTGCTGTACGAGCCAGCGGCGAGGAAGGTGTGGGGCCTGGCGCCGGAGGAGCTGGACGCCTCGCTCGGCCAGGCGCGGGTGCAGAAGGGAGGCCCGCTGGGAGTGGTGCGCGCGGCGCTCGGGCGGGGAGGCTCGTTCGCGGGGCGGCGCTACTTCTATCCGGAGGGCGGCTTCGGTGCGCTGGCGGAAGGCCTGGCGGACGGCTTGCGCCGAGCCGGAGGCGAGGTGCACTGCGGAGCGGCGGCCGAGGGGCTGGTGGTGGAGCGAGGGCGGGTGCGGGCCGTGCTCGTGGAGGGGCGGGAGCTGCCGGCGGAGTCGGTGGTGGCGACGGCGCCGCTGCCGTTGCTGTGTGCCTGGACGGGAAGAGCGGAAGCGGCCGAGGGACTCGACTACCGCTCACTGACGCTGCTGTACCTGGTGCTCGCGAGGGAGCGGGGCACGACACAGGACGTACATTACTTCGCGGACGAGCAGCTGCCGGCGAACCGGCTCTTCGAGGCGCGGAACTTCCTGGGAGGAGCGGGCCCGGCGGGGAGGACGGTGGTGGGCTTCGATCTGCCGTGCGCGGTGGGAGACGCCATCTGGCGTGCGTCGCCGGAGGAGCTCACGGAGCGGGTGCGGCCGGCGCTGGAGCGGACGGGGCTGGCGGGGGTGGACATCCTCGGGGCCGAGGTGCGGCGCATGGCGACGGCCTACCCGCTGTATCGCAAGGGCTTCGCCGAGGTACGGGAGCGCGCCTTGAACGCATTGAGTGGGGTGGAGGGACTCTATCCATTGGGTCGCGGCGCATTGTTCGTCCACGACAACGTGCACCACGCGTGCGCGGCGGGTTTGGCGGTAGGGAGACTGCTCGCGGAAGGCGCGAGTTCCCGAGTCTGGCGGAGCCGGCAGAAACCGTATCTGGAAACGCGGATCGAGGACTGA